The DNA region CGCGCCCGGGTCTCCTGACAGATCAACCGGTGGACGCGCCAACGCACGATCGGGCACCGCCTCGGCAACGCCTCGGCCGCCGGACGCCTGGCTCGGAGTCAAACCGACGTTTGACGGGGCGCCAGGAGCGACCCCCCCTTTGGGGGGCGTCGCTACCCCGGGTCGCCCATTACCGCCGACATCGACGTGCGGGTCGTGATCGTCGTGCTCGTCGACGTAGCTGATCCCCTCGGCCCTGACCCTGCTGATGAGCGCGTCGATCAGAGGAGCGCTGAGCTCGATGCTCTCCAGCACCGTGATCAGGTCGTCCTGGGTCAGGACGCCACGAGCTCTTCCCCGCTCCAGGAGCCGGGAAAGCCCCCCCTCTGGCAAACCGTCCCATGTAGACAGGGCCGGTACCGCTTCGCTCACGCGTCCTCCCGCGCCGATTCCACAAGCCAGGGTAGCAATCCGTTCACGGCTTCGACGGCGGTCACGGGTTGGCGCAACTCCTCGATCTTGAGACGGAGCCAGGTGGTGAGCGGTGCAAGCTCGAGAAAGCGCGCCTCTGACGCACGGGCTTGGGACTCGAGATCGGCCAGTGCACGCAAAGCCGCCAGCTCCACCAGCCGCGTCACCACCTCGTCGGCGTTGGCGTCGGTATCCTCGACGGCGAGGCGCTCCAGGAGCGCCGCCGCGGCCGGCTCGGCCCCGTCGATCGCCTCGTGCAGTGTGGTCGACGAGGCCAGAGCCTCGAATCCCGCGCGCTGGACCTCGTTCGAGAAGAGCACCGACTCGATGCGGTCGGCGACCTCCTCCGGACGGTGAACGGCCAGCCGCAACGCCTCGATCCCGGGACCATCGTGATCCGGTACTGGACGTCGGCGCGGTTGGCGGTCAGTGTCGGGCGCGTGCGACAGGACGTCACGACGGGCGTCATCGATGTCGTCTCCGCCAGCGCGATCAACTGCCTGCTGGGATCCTGATCGGGCCCCCCGTCTCGTCGTCCTCGTGACGCGCGTCCGCTCACGCCGGAGCTCGTGAAGTCGCGAACGCAACCGATCCGCGTCGATGCGACATCGGTCCGCCACGCTCATGACGTACTGGTCGCGTACGAGATCGCTCGGATGCTCCGCCACCACGATCAGGGCCGCTTCGGCAGCCTTGGCCCGACCCTCCGCGCTACGCAGATCCGCCTCCGACAGCGCCCGCTCCAGCCGGAAGGCCAGAAACGGCTTGGCTTCAGCGACGGCGGCGCGCAGAGCGTCCGGATCGGTCCTGGCCATCTCGGCCGGGTCCGTGCCGGCGGGCAGATCGGCGACCGCCACATCGAGCTCGTGGCGGCGCTCCCATTCGTAGACCCGGCCGGCTGCGGTCTGCCCCGCCGTGTCGGCGTCGTAGGCCAGGACCACGCGCCGGGCAAAACGACGCAGGATCTGGAAGTGGTCTTCACCGAGCGCGGTACCGCACGTGGCCACGGCGCGGCGAAGCCCGATCCCGAACAGGGCGATCACGTCGGTATAGCCCTCGCACACGATCGCTTCTCCGGATTGGACGATCTCGCCCTTGGCCCAGTTGAGCCCGTACAAGGTGCGGCGCTTCGAGTAGATCGGCGTCTCGGGCGAGTTCTTGTACTTGGGACCATCGGCGGCGCCGCCGCCGTTGTCGCGGACCGGGAGGACCCGCCCGCCGAAGGCGACGGGTCGACCGCCGGTGTCGAAGATCGGGAACAGCACACGGGCCCGAAAGGCGTCCTGCTGGCGTCCCAGGCGATTGACGAAACCAAGTCCGGCGTCGGCCAGTACCTCGCCCGGCACCGCCAGCGCCCGAGCCAGCGCATCCCAGTCGTCGGGCGCCCACCCCAGCGAGAAGGCTCGCACCGTCGACGCGTCGTAGCCGCGCGAGCGGAGGTAGTCCCGGGCCCGACCACCGTCGGGGTGGTGGAGCAAGCGCTCGTGGTACCACTCCACGGCGGCGCCCATGGCAGCCAGGAGGCGATCGCGGCGCTTGCGCTCCCGTCCGCCGCCAGCATCGTCGTGCCGGATCGGGATGCCGGTCCGCTCGGCGAGACGCTCGACGGCCTCCACGAAGTCGAGGTGGTCGACGGCGCGGACGAAGCTGATGGCGTCGCCTGCGGCCTGGCACCCGAAGCAGTAGTAGAGGCCCTCCTCCGCGTTCACCGTGAACGACGGCGTCCGCTCGGAATGAAATGGACACAGGCCGACCCAACGCCGGCCCTGGCGCCGCAGGGCGACGTGCTCGCCCGCCAGGGCCACGAGGTCGGTCGCCGCCCGCACCTGGGCCACGGCCTCGTCGGGGATCGCCACGGTTTGGACGGTACCGGTCGGCGGGCGCCTTCGCCGCGATTGCCTCAGCCCCTGGCCCCTCCGGTGAAGTTCCACGAGGCGAGGTGCAAGCTGGGGACGAAGGCGCTGCTGTTGACGAGGCGGGCGTCAGGAGCGATCCCCTTGACGTGGCCGGGCGCCACGGCTCCGGCATAGGACTGGGTGAAGCGGAGGTTGCGCACCCCCCGGGACAGCTGTCCGTCCTCGATGAGGAAGAGCCCGTTGCGGGTCAGGCCGGTCACGACCTGGGTCTTGGGGTCGAGGATGCGGGTGTACCAGAAGTCGGTCACGAGCAGTCCCCTCCTCACGGCCCCCACGACCTGGTCCAGGGTTCCCCCGCTCGCCGGCGCGCCGGTCCCCGAGCCGACGTCGCCGGCGGCCCCGAGGAAGACGTTCGTCGGATAGGCACCGAACCGCTCTCCGCCCTCGATGGCGTGGCCGGTGGAAGTGGTGCCCGCCTTGGCAGCCGTGCGCCGGTCGTGGACCAGGCCCACCGACACCCCGGACTCCACCATGGGGACCCGGCGCTTGGGGGTGCCTTCGGCGTCGAATCCGAGGCCCACGGCGCGGTTGTCGGTGGCGTCGTCCCACAGGCTCACGGCGGGATCGAACTGCGCCTCGCCCAGGTGCACGAAGGACCGCCCGTCTGCGTGCATCTTGGCGTTGAAGCCGAGGCCGGCCAGGAACTGGCAGATGTCGGCCACGCAGGCGGGCTCCAGGACGACCTCGTAACGGCCTGGTGGCAGCTCGATCGCCTCCGCTCCCAGCGCCGCCCTCGCCGCCGCGTCCTGGCCCGCGCTGGCGCCGTCCAGCGAGGCCAGGTCGACCGCCGTCTGGGAGCCGCTGCCGTCGGCCGAGCCCTGCCGCAGGATGCCGTCGATCGTGGCCTGGGTGGACCGCCCGGTGAGCCGCTGGCCGTCGCTGTTGGCGAAGCCCGCCACCTCGCTCGTCGTCTGGCAGTACCCCGCCCCCAGCATGCCGGTTCCGCCGCCCGCGTCCAGGAAGGCCGCCACCACCTCGGCCCGCTGCCGGGGCGAGGCCTCGTCGGTGGCCCGGTCGTAGTGGTCGACAGGGGCGACCGGCGCGGGCGGGGCCAGACCGGGCCAGTCCGGATCGGGTGGCCGGAGGCTGGCCGCCTCGCGGGTCCGCTCCACGAGTGCCCGCAGGGCATCGTCGTCCACCCGGTTGGTGCCCGCTCGGGCCAGCCGTCCGTCGGCCACCAGGGTAAGGGTGACGGCGCACTTGTCCTCGGCGACGTTCTGATGGATGAGGGAGTTGGCGAAGCGGGTGAGCGACCGCCGACCCGACGACACCCGGACCTGGGCCGCGGCGGTGGCGCCGACGATCTCGAGCACCCGGTCGCAGACGGCCAGCTCCCCATCGGCCGCTGCCGAGCCCAGCTCGGCGCTCAACCCGCCACCCCGACCCGCACCCCACGAAACCGGGCCGGCACCGCCGGATGACCGGTGTGGCCCACCTGGCTGGGCTGGCCCTTGCCGCAGTTGGGGGTCCCCCAGAAGGCCCACTCGTCCGGACCACCCAACCGGTCCAGCGATCCCCAGAACTCCGGCGTGATGCCGGTGTAGGTCGGGTTGCGCAGCATCCGCCGCCGCCTCCCACCCTTGACCTCCCACGCGATCTCGCAGCCGAACTGGAAGTTGAGCCGCCGGTCGTCGATCGACCAGGAACGGTTGGTGTCCATGAAGATGCCGTCCTCGGTCTCGGCGATCATCTCCTCGAGGGAGGAGTCGCCGGGCAGCAGCCCGATGTTGGTCATGCGCACCATCGGCAAGCGGTTGAAGCCGTCTGCTCGCACCATCCCTCCGGGCGGCACCCCGGCCAGGCGGGCCGAGTCCCGGCCCGACAGCACGCCGACCCAGACCCCGTCACGGACGATGTCGACCCGCTGGGCGGGAGTGCCCTCGTCGTCGTAGCCGAACGATCCCAGGGCTCCCGGCAGGGTGGCGTCGGCGGTGATGTTCATCAGCTCCGAGCCGTAGCGGAGGCGGCCCAGGTGGGAGAGGTCCAGGAAGGACGTCCCGGCGAAGGCGGCCTCCCAGCCGAGGATCCGGTCCAGCTCGACGGCGTGGCCCACCGACTCGTGGATCTGGAGGGCGAGCTGCTCGCTGCCGAGGATGAGGTCGGTGGTGCCGGCCGGGCAGGGTGGAGCGTGCAGGAGCGCCACCGCCTCCTCGGCTATGCGGCCCGCATTTCCGCCCAGATCGATGCCTAGGACCAGCTCCCAGCCCCGCGTGCCGTACTGGCCCCGTATACCGGGGTAGGACCGGCGCTGCGTCTCGCTGTCGCCAATGGCGGTGGCCGTCATCGACGCCCCGCACTCGACCAGGCGCTGGGAGATCCGGTGGCCCTCGCTCGAGACGAACCACTTCTCGGTGTCCCACACCGTGGCGTCGGCTTCGGCGAGTGAGATCCCGGCGACCGAGCGCATGGTCGTGGTCGCCTCGATGAGCAGATCTGCCTTCTCGCTCAGCGAGACCTCGAACGGGTGCACCTCGTAGCGCGACTCCCAGTGGGCGACCACCGGAGGCACCTCCGCCAGGCCACCGGGCCCAGGGCCACGGCCCGATCCGGCCACCAGCGCCGACGCCCTGGCGATCTCGGCCGCCCGCTCCCCTGCCTGGCGCGCAGAGGCAGTGCTCGTCTCGGGTGTAGCGAAGAACCCCCACGACGAGCCGATCAGTGCCCGCGCCCCGACGCCGATCGCCTCACCCTGGCTCAGGGTCTCCACCGTCTCGTCGCGAGCGCTGATCAGCTGGGATCGAGAGAGCACGACCCGGGCGTCGGCGTAGGTGGCGCCGGCAGCGAGGGCACCCTCCACCGCCGCCTCGGTGACGTCGAACATCGCCGCCGCAGCCTCAGCCGGCGGCGTCAGACCTTGCCGTCAGCGGCAAGGACGGCCTGGGCGGCGGCGAGGCGGGCGATGGGCACCCGGAAGGGGGAACAGCTGACGTAGTCGACGCCGGCCCGGGCGAAGATGGCGATCGAGTCGGGGTCGCCACCATGCTCGCCGCACACGCCCACCTTGAGGTCGGGCCGGGTGTGCCGCCCCCGCTGCACACCGATCGATACCAGCTCGCCCACGCCGCCGGCGTCGACGGTCTCGAAGGGATTGTGCGGAAGGAGCCCCTTCTCGAGGTAGGCGCTCATCAACCGCCCCTCCACGTCGTCCCGACTGAAGCCGAAGGTCATCTGGGTGAGGTCGTTGGTCCCGAAGGAGAAGAAATCCGCCTCCTCGGCGATCTCGTCCGCCCGGAGCGCGGCTCTCGGAGTCTCGATCATGGTGCCGATCGAGACCTCGAGGCGCCGCCGTCTCGCCTTGGCGCCGTTCCCCGCAGAGCCTCCCGCGCGACCCTTGGCGCTGGCAGGCGAGTCGCCCACCACCTCGGCGACCGCGGTCGTGACCCACGATCGGGCCAGCGCCAGCTCCTCCCGGGAGACGGTCAGCGGGATCATGATCTCCACGATGGGCGCCCCCCCGGCGGCGGCCCGCTCGACAGCGGCCTCCATGAGGGCGCGGACCTGCATGGCGTACAGGCCGGGCTTGATCACCCCCAACCGGACACCGCGCGTGCCGAGCATGGGGTTGACCTCCTGCCAGGCCAGGGCCGCATCGAGGAGCAGCCGCTCCTCGGCTTCGAGGCCCTCGGTGGCCACCTTCACCAGCAGGTCTTCGGTCTTCGGCAGGAACTCGTGGAGGGGTGGGTCGAGCAGCCGGACGGTCACCGGGAGACCGTCCATGGCCTCGAGGATGGTGGCGAAGTCAGCCTTCTGCGCCACCCGGAGCTCCTCCAGAGCCGACTCCTCTTCCTCTGGGGTAGCGGCGAGGATCATGCGACGCACGATCGGCAGCCGTTCGTCGCCCAGGAACATGTGCTCGGTCCGGCACAGCCCGACGCCTTCGGCACCAAAGCTGCGGGCGTTGGCGGCATCGGGCCCGGTGTCGGCGTTGGCTCGGACGCCCAAGCGCCCGCGGCGGATCTCGTCCGCCCAGCCGAGGACGGTGACAAACTCGGCCGGCGGGGCCGCCGCCGTCAGTGGCACCTCACCCACCACGACCTCACCGCTGGTGCCGTCGAGCGAGATGTAGTCACCTTCCGACACGGTGACATCGCCCACGGTGAAGCGCGTACCCGAGATGCGGACCGCCTCGGCGCCCACCACGGCGGGCTTGCCCCATCCTCGGGCCACCACAGCGGCGTGGCTGACCAGCCCACCGCGTGCGGTGAGGATGCCCTCGGCGGCCATCATCCCGTGGACGTCCTCGGGCGAGGTCTCGGTCCTCACCAGCACGACCTGCTCTCCCCTCCCGGCGGCGGCCACGGCCGCGTCGGCAGTGAAGCAGGCACGTCCGACAGCTGCACCAGGCGACGCCCCGAGGGCCTTGGTCAGCACCGTGACGTCGCCGGAGGCGAACCGGGGGTGGAGGACCTGGTCCAGGTGGTCGGCATTGATGCGTCCCACCGCTTCGGCCCGGGTGAGCTTGATGCGGCGGTCTTTTGTCATGTCCACGGCCATCTTCAGCGCCGCAACTCCGGTGCGCTTGCCCACCCTGGTCTGGAGCATCCACAGCTTGCCCTGGTCGATGGTGAACTCGGTGTCGCACATGTCCCGGTAGTGCTGCTCGAGGCGCTCGAAGATCGCCAGCAGCTCCTTGTAGATCTTGGGGAAGCGGTCGTCGAGAGCAGCCAGTGGCTCGGTGTTGCGGATGCCGGCGACGACGTCCTCGCCCTGAGCATTGACGAGGAAGTCGCCATACGCGCCCTGTGCTCCGGTGGCCGGGTCCCGGGTGAAGCCCACGCCGGTACCGGAGTTGTCGTCGCGGTTGCCGAAGACCATGGCCTGCACGTTGACGGCCGTGCCCAGATCGTGGGGGATGCGCTCGCGGTTGCGGTAGGTG from Acidimicrobiales bacterium includes:
- the dnaG gene encoding DNA primase is translated as MAIPDEAVAQVRAATDLVALAGEHVALRRQGRRWVGLCPFHSERTPSFTVNAEEGLYYCFGCQAAGDAISFVRAVDHLDFVEAVERLAERTGIPIRHDDAGGGRERKRRDRLLAAMGAAVEWYHERLLHHPDGGRARDYLRSRGYDASTVRAFSLGWAPDDWDALARALAVPGEVLADAGLGFVNRLGRQQDAFRARVLFPIFDTGGRPVAFGGRVLPVRDNGGGAADGPKYKNSPETPIYSKRRTLYGLNWAKGEIVQSGEAIVCEGYTDVIALFGIGLRRAVATCGTALGEDHFQILRRFARRVVLAYDADTAGQTAAGRVYEWERRHELDVAVADLPAGTDPAEMARTDPDALRAAVAEAKPFLAFRLERALSEADLRSAEGRAKAAEAALIVVAEHPSDLVRDQYVMSVADRCRIDADRLRSRLHELRRERTRVTRTTRRGARSGSQQAVDRAGGDDIDDARRDVLSHAPDTDRQPRRRPVPDHDGPGIEALRLAVHRPEEVADRIESVLFSNEVQRAGFEALASSTTLHEAIDGAEPAAAALLERLAVEDTDANADEVVTRLVELAALRALADLESQARASEARFLELAPLTTWLRLKIEELRQPVTAVEAVNGLLPWLVESAREDA
- a CDS encoding metallopeptidase TldD-related protein → MSAELGSAAADGELAVCDRVLEIVGATAAAQVRVSSGRRSLTRFANSLIHQNVAEDKCAVTLTLVADGRLARAGTNRVDDDALRALVERTREAASLRPPDPDWPGLAPPAPVAPVDHYDRATDEASPRQRAEVVAAFLDAGGGTGMLGAGYCQTTSEVAGFANSDGQRLTGRSTQATIDGILRQGSADGSGSQTAVDLASLDGASAGQDAAARAALGAEAIELPPGRYEVVLEPACVADICQFLAGLGFNAKMHADGRSFVHLGEAQFDPAVSLWDDATDNRAVGLGFDAEGTPKRRVPMVESGVSVGLVHDRRTAAKAGTTSTGHAIEGGERFGAYPTNVFLGAAGDVGSGTGAPASGGTLDQVVGAVRRGLLVTDFWYTRILDPKTQVVTGLTRNGLFLIEDGQLSRGVRNLRFTQSYAGAVAPGHVKGIAPDARLVNSSAFVPSLHLASWNFTGGARG
- a CDS encoding TldD/PmbA family protein, with amino-acid sequence MFDVTEAAVEGALAAGATYADARVVLSRSQLISARDETVETLSQGEAIGVGARALIGSSWGFFATPETSTASARQAGERAAEIARASALVAGSGRGPGPGGLAEVPPVVAHWESRYEVHPFEVSLSEKADLLIEATTTMRSVAGISLAEADATVWDTEKWFVSSEGHRISQRLVECGASMTATAIGDSETQRRSYPGIRGQYGTRGWELVLGIDLGGNAGRIAEEAVALLHAPPCPAGTTDLILGSEQLALQIHESVGHAVELDRILGWEAAFAGTSFLDLSHLGRLRYGSELMNITADATLPGALGSFGYDDEGTPAQRVDIVRDGVWVGVLSGRDSARLAGVPPGGMVRADGFNRLPMVRMTNIGLLPGDSSLEEMIAETEDGIFMDTNRSWSIDDRRLNFQFGCEIAWEVKGGRRRRMLRNPTYTGITPEFWGSLDRLGGPDEWAFWGTPNCGKGQPSQVGHTGHPAVPARFRGVRVGVAG
- the ppdK gene encoding pyruvate, phosphate dikinase → MAYVFNFDHKHRKPPMEMKDLLGGKGANLAEMTSVLELPVPPGFTISTDACRAYMAGGWPDGLTKEIDRALDKLEKAMGKHLGDPGDPLLVSVRSGAKFSMPGMMDTVLNLGLNDESVEGLAKQTSDERFAYDSYRRFIQMYGRIVLGLPGEEFDGLFDAAKELANTTSDADVPPELLRYLVTSFKQIVERSTGSPFPQEPTQQLRGAIEAVFGSWNGPRAVTYRNRERIPHDLGTAVNVQAMVFGNRDDNSGTGVGFTRDPATGAQGAYGDFLVNAQGEDVVAGIRNTEPLAALDDRFPKIYKELLAIFERLEQHYRDMCDTEFTIDQGKLWMLQTRVGKRTGVAALKMAVDMTKDRRIKLTRAEAVGRINADHLDQVLHPRFASGDVTVLTKALGASPGAAVGRACFTADAAVAAAGRGEQVVLVRTETSPEDVHGMMAAEGILTARGGLVSHAAVVARGWGKPAVVGAEAVRISGTRFTVGDVTVSEGDYISLDGTSGEVVVGEVPLTAAAPPAEFVTVLGWADEIRRGRLGVRANADTGPDAANARSFGAEGVGLCRTEHMFLGDERLPIVRRMILAATPEEEESALEELRVAQKADFATILEAMDGLPVTVRLLDPPLHEFLPKTEDLLVKVATEGLEAEERLLLDAALAWQEVNPMLGTRGVRLGVIKPGLYAMQVRALMEAAVERAAAGGAPIVEIMIPLTVSREELALARSWVTTAVAEVVGDSPASAKGRAGGSAGNGAKARRRRLEVSIGTMIETPRAALRADEIAEEADFFSFGTNDLTQMTFGFSRDDVEGRLMSAYLEKGLLPHNPFETVDAGGVGELVSIGVQRGRHTRPDLKVGVCGEHGGDPDSIAIFARAGVDYVSCSPFRVPIARLAAAQAVLAADGKV